A window of the Butyricimonas faecalis genome harbors these coding sequences:
- a CDS encoding [Fe-Fe] hydrogenase large subunit C-terminal domain-containing protein has product MEPFYHALKVASTACIGCTHCMSLCPTQAIRIKGGLATINKNACVDCGKCLKSCPQHAIYVEQDDFNQIFNFKHRIILLPTVLFGQFSEEITEQQIFAELHQMGFTEVIEVAQASGILAKAIQRHMEKNSHERPFLSSFCPAIVRLIQVRFPSLIDHIVPLKQAMDLAAIFARKKYLDKNILPDDVGIFYVTPCAAKIAAVKSPVGDDQSNIDGVINLNFIYNKIQLGLTQHRDQPVETVTERTYLSPESIAWDLSEGEASKFEGRCLAIDEIHNVIDILEKIENDELTDIDFLELRACDHSCAGGALVVNNRFLTIERLRKRMQASKHEQQPPDFDDIQEYESYLFRQSKLSGEIPPRSIEQLDENMLVAMEKMEKLNRIMSVLPRIDCGACGAPACHTLARDVVQGKAKLNQCVFMQKLLCNEALMTPEESLELSEKTWGLKRFGE; this is encoded by the coding sequence TCGGATGCACACACTGCATGAGCCTTTGCCCCACGCAAGCCATCCGCATTAAAGGAGGCTTGGCGACGATAAACAAAAATGCTTGCGTAGACTGTGGCAAATGCCTCAAGTCGTGCCCGCAACATGCCATATACGTGGAACAGGACGATTTCAACCAAATATTCAACTTCAAACACCGGATCATCCTTCTCCCGACAGTCCTTTTCGGACAATTCTCGGAAGAGATCACGGAACAACAAATCTTCGCGGAACTCCACCAGATGGGATTCACCGAGGTAATCGAGGTGGCACAAGCATCGGGCATTCTGGCAAAAGCCATACAACGTCACATGGAAAAGAATTCCCACGAGCGTCCCTTCCTTTCGTCCTTCTGTCCCGCGATCGTCCGGTTGATACAAGTACGATTCCCCTCGCTGATTGACCACATCGTGCCGTTGAAACAAGCCATGGACCTGGCAGCCATCTTTGCCCGCAAAAAATACCTTGACAAAAACATTTTGCCCGATGACGTCGGAATATTCTATGTCACGCCCTGCGCGGCAAAAATAGCGGCTGTAAAAAGCCCGGTGGGAGACGATCAATCCAACATCGACGGGGTTATCAACCTGAATTTCATCTACAACAAAATACAACTGGGCCTCACGCAACACCGGGATCAACCCGTGGAAACGGTAACCGAGCGCACGTATCTCTCCCCCGAATCCATCGCCTGGGACTTGTCGGAAGGGGAAGCCTCCAAATTTGAAGGCCGTTGCCTGGCAATCGACGAAATCCACAACGTGATCGACATCCTCGAAAAAATAGAAAATGACGAACTCACCGACATCGACTTTCTTGAATTGCGAGCCTGCGACCACTCCTGCGCCGGAGGGGCACTCGTCGTGAACAACCGGTTCCTCACCATCGAACGCTTGCGCAAACGGATGCAAGCCAGCAAACACGAACAACAGCCACCCGATTTCGATGACATACAAGAATACGAATCCTACCTCTTCCGACAAAGTAAACTCAGCGGGGAAATCCCGCCGCGCTCCATCGAACAACTCGACGAAAACATGCTTGTTGCCATGGAGAAAATGGAAAAATTAAACCGCATCATGAGCGTTCTCCCGCGTATCGACTGCGGGGCCTGCGGCGCACCGGCCTGCCACACGCTGGCAAGGGATGTCGTTCAAGGAAAAGCGAAACTCAACCAATGCGTGTTCATGCAAAAACTCCTGTGCAACGAAGCCTTGATGACACCGGAAGAATCCCTCGAACTCTCAGAAAAAACGTGGGGATTAAAAAGATTTGGAGAATAA
- a CDS encoding DRTGG domain-containing protein, with protein sequence MTVQDIVSQLNLTVCSGQEGLQREVKGGYTSDLLSDVMGHAQEGDIWITLQTHKNVMAIASLKEIAAVILVKGHVPEEDTREESNNENIPILTTPLQTFEITGQLYKLLHP encoded by the coding sequence ATGACAGTACAAGACATTGTTTCCCAACTAAACCTCACGGTATGCTCCGGACAGGAAGGTTTACAACGAGAAGTTAAAGGAGGCTACACGTCCGACCTGCTAAGCGATGTCATGGGACACGCCCAAGAAGGCGATATATGGATCACCCTCCAAACACACAAAAACGTCATGGCCATCGCCTCCCTGAAAGAAATCGCCGCCGTCATTCTGGTGAAAGGACACGTTCCGGAAGAAGACACCCGGGAAGAAAGCAATAACGAAAACATACCCATCCTCACCACCCCGTTACAAACATTCGAGATCACGGGACAACTCTACAAACTACTTCACCCGTAA